A stretch of Eriocheir sinensis breed Jianghai 21 chromosome 68, ASM2467909v1, whole genome shotgun sequence DNA encodes these proteins:
- the LOC126988222 gene encoding uncharacterized protein LOC126988222, which produces MKLLVAVLVGVACPYALLRGIFIDGSTVIILCLAYYSMARFCRVGQAFVSQASTAEGLLRDLAVKSHILSFNVKVCVHLCVLCCVVTQPCREKYMVALKSCIFKP; this is translated from the exons ATGAAGCTGCTGGTGGCCGTCCTGGTGGGCGTCGCCTGCCCCTACGCCCTTCTCAGGGGCATCTTTATAGACGGCAGCACGGTCATCATTCTGTGCCTGGCTTACTACAGCATGGCCAGGTTCTGCCGCGTGGGACAGGCCTTCGTTAGCCAG GCCAGCACGGCTGAAGGACTACTGAGAGACCTGGCGGTCAAAAGTCACATTCTCAGTTTCAACGTAAAGGTTTGTGTGCATCtctgtgttttgtgttgtgtggtgaCGCAGCCGTGCAGAGAAAAGTACATGGTGGCCTTGAAATCATGTATATTTAAGCCGTGA
- the LOC126988220 gene encoding uncharacterized protein LOC126988220 isoform X1: protein MIKTGIRQAPPFYIVIMGSVILETHRWEAGRLIDLCKINRRQREVIASSSPLHSTLAAPSTLLTRHRQAPTHSSRCPRKTLLCPRYIDQQGRTEARGRKPLHPAKMLPPDTSSTLFPWRVVVAAMQVHGCFPFRMSATSDLPTFSLPLCLWSLFAFLVQAAAITMTYDEYALKYFSLDVGTITYVIIGTLLGVSLCLTPVVVGVRSAGLARLLHDLSKVTGVSPPHTYRWYCKPKTQLIMFCGVASIISSCYSTLQMAFTTPAYCVILLPLALLYALDFLLPDEVFSMVCGLLGRRLVTATEATVATLSMVLASDGSFKSEGDLEAAMLRLRDLDVVIREVRSERTVLGTASD from the coding sequence ATGATAAAGACCGGAATACGCCAAGCCCCGCCCTTCTACATTGTAATAATGGGTTCAGTAATTCTCGAGACACACAGGTGGGAGGCCGGGCGACTCATTGATTTGTGTAAGATAAACAGGAGGCAGCGAGAGGTAATTGCCAGCAGCTCACCGCTCCACTCCACTCTGGCGGCGCCCTCTACGCTGCTGACTCGACACAGGCAGGCACCGACTCACTCCTCACGCTGTCCCAGGAAGACGCTCCTCTGCCCGCGCTATATAGATCAACAAGGCAGGACAGAGGCACGGGGTCGGAAGCCCCTTCACCCCGCCAAGATGCTGCCGCCGGACACCTCCTCCACGCTGTTCCCGTGGCGCGTGGTGGTGGCCGCCATGCAGGTGCACGGCTGCTTCCCCTTCAGGATGTCCGCCACGAGTGACCTGCCCACATTTAGTCTGCCGCTATGCCTGTGGTCCCTCTTTGCATTCCTTGTACAGGCAGCAGCGATCACCATGACTTATGATGAGTATGCACTAAAATACTTTTCGCTGGATGTGGGCACCATTACCTACGTGATCATCGGCACGCTACTGGGGGTAAGCCTGTGCCTGACTCCCGTTGTCGTGGGTGTGCGGAGCGCCGGGCTGGCCAGGCTCCTGCACGACCTGTCCAAGGTGACGGGAGTCTCCCCGCCACACACGTACCGATGGTACTGCAAACCAAAGACTCAGCTGATCATGTTTTGTGGAGTAGCATCCATAATCTCTTCGTGTTACAGCACCCTCCAGATGGCTTTTACAACTCCAGCATACTGTGTCATCCTCTTGCCTTTGGCCCTTCTCTACGCCTTGGACTTCCTTTTACCCGACGAGGTGTTCTCTATGGTGTGCGGCCTCCTGGGCCGCCGCCTGGTGACCGCCACGGAGGCCACGGTGGCCACGCTCTCCATGGTCCTCGCCAGCGACGGATCCTTCAAGAGTGAGGGCGACCTGGAGGCGGCGATGCTGAGGCTGCGTGACCTCGACGTCGTCATCCGGGAG